A segment of the Candidatus Izimaplasma bacterium HR1 genome:
TGCAGTTATAAAAGATATGGCTTTAATAAGAAATAATGACCTTGCTGAAAGCGTAGATGTCTTTTGTGAAGATAGTGTCTATAACTTAGAAGATACAAGGAAAATCGTTGAAGCCGCAAAAAAACTAGGTTTCTTTGTAAGATTACATGCAGATGAAATTCATCCGATGGGTGGTTTAGGTTTAGCAGTTGAATTAAATGCTTCAAGTGCTGATCATTTAATTGCTGCAAGTAATGAAGATATTAAAAAGTTATCTAAAAGTAAAACTGTGGCTAACTTATTGCCATCAACATCATTTTATCTAAATAAGGATTTTGCTAACGCTCGTAAAATGATTGATGAAGGGTGCATTGTATCATTATCAAGTGACTATAATCCAGGTAGTTCTCCTTCAGAAAACTTGCAATTCTCAATGCAATTAGGTTGTAATAAAATGAGATTACGACCAAAAGAAGTTTTAACTGCAGTTACAATTAATCCAGCTTATGGTCTCGGATTAAAAGAAAAAGTAGGAAGTATTGCAAAAGGCAAAAATGCTGATATCGTAATAATGGATGCTTCTAACTTAGAATATATTATGTATCACTTTGGAGTAAATCATACCAAAGATGTATTTAAGAATGGAAAATTAGTCGTTAAAGACAGACAAATAATATAGGTGGTAATATGAAATTAATAGAATTAAAAGTAAATGAATTTATCAATGTAGTAGATTCAAAAAGTCCAGCTCCTGGAGGAGGAAGCGTTGCTGCTCTTTCTGGAAGTTTATCAAGTGCACTAGCAAACATGGTTTCACATTTAACAATTGGTAAAAAGAAATTTAGAGCTTTAGATGAAAAAATCCAACTAGAAGTTAAAGAAGCAATGGTTGTTTTAGAATCAAAAAAGGAAGAATATGCAAAGTTAATCGATAAAGACACAGAAGCATTCAATATGATTATGGCTGCTTTCAAACTTCCTAAGGAAACAGATGAAGATAAAAAAATAAGAGCTGATAAAATAGAAGAAGCAACAATTATTGCAATTGAAGTACCTCGAGAAGTTGCTGAAAATGGAAAATCAATTCTACCAGCCTTAGAGCAATTGTTCACATATGGTAATCAAAATTGTTTAAGTGATTTAGGTGTAAGTGCATTATTATTACACACTACAATTATTGGAGCAGTGATGAACATGAAGATAAACCTTTCTGGATTAAAATGTGAAGATTTAGTAAGTAGTTATCAAAAGGTTATTGATGAGTTAACTGCATTTAGTAATAATGAAGTCTTATCATTTGTTAATAAAGTATATAATAAACTATAAAAAAACGAGCAGATATTCTGCTCGTTTTTATTATCTTCTTTTACCTAATTCATCTTTTATTACATCTTCTACAAGTGGTTGACAAAGGCCACATCCGCTTCCTGCTTCTGTCGCTTGTTTTACAGATACAAAGCGTCTTCGTCCTTCTCTAACAACTTTTCTAATTTTTCTTTCTGTTACTTGCTTACAAAGGCATAAAACTCCTTGTTCATCTGCTTCTTGTTTCTTAAGTTTAATATATGATTCTCTTTTATCCATAATATCACCACATTTTCTAAGATGTATTGTATAATATAGTATAACATAACATAGTATGAAAAGTTAAAGGTGATTTGATGGGTAAAAACGCTTATGTTACATTTATAATTAGAAATGATTCTTATATGCCAGGAGCACTTGTTTTTGGTTATGCTTTAAGATTACAAAATACTGTAAATGATCTTATTTGTATAGTATCAGAGAATATCTCAGAAAGAGCGATCAAAGCGTTAAAAGTTATATATGATGACGTATTAGTAATTGATGAACTATATGTTGCTCATGATCGAAGACACGAAAGACAGGATAGACCTTTCTTGTTTTCGCGGTTTAATACTTTTAGATTAGGTAAAGATGGTGACTTAGGAAAAGCTTATGATAAAATCATCTTAGCAGACTGTGATCACTTACCATTAAGAGGATTTGACGAATTATTTAATTTAAGAGCTCCAGCGGGTATTATTAATGAGAGAAAAGAACATTGCTTAGAGTTTGTTGATGGGAAGTATATTATTCCTGAAAGTGTAGAAAAAACAGGAACTTGGAACTGGCATGATATTTATAAGGATGTTCCACATGGAACGTTAGTACCGAAAATAATGACTGATAGAGTGCTAACTGATCCAACTAATTTAGGGATTAACACTTCTATATGTCTATTTGAGCCTACAATGGAATTGTATGATTCAATTATGGACGATTTACTTCAAACTGAAGTTCAAGATAGAATATCTTCTTATAACTGGCCTGAAATGCAGTACATTACAGGTAAGTGTAGTGGCGAATGGACTAATATTGATTTAAAATACTCTTCATTTAATGGTTATCCTAAAATAGATGTTTTATACGGTATTCACTTTGCTGGGTTAAAACCTTGGAGTATAAAGAATAAGAGTGTTAAATCATTTGGAAAATTCGAGGATTATCAATTATGGAATCACACATTTGTTAGAATGATGAATGATAATCCAATATTAAGTGATAATGGTAAACTACGCCGAATTAATACATTTATTGGTGATTTACTAAAAGATCCAAAATATCAATTTAAAAAGAAAAATGTACCACATTTGAAACATTTCTTTGAATAAGTCTCATATATGTTGAGGCTTTTTTTTATTTCCTTTGATTACCTTGACAGATAGAGTAATTTTTGATAAATTATTATGTGAGATATAGTAATTACGCATAGTAATTATTTCGAGTAAACTGGAGAGGGAGAAACATCATGAAAAAAACATCTTTAGGAGAGTTAATAGCTAACGCAATTTCTCATGGAGTAGGCGTTATATTCGCAATAACTGCTCTAGTTATACTGATTATAAAAAGTGATACAACACCAGAAATTTTATCAAGTATAGTATTTGGTTTATCACTAATTATGCTTTATTTAAGTAGTACTTTGTTTCATTCTTTTCCCGAAAAGATGACAAGAGTATTTACCGTTTTTCAAAGATTAGATCATTCAAGTATCTTTTTATTAATATCTGGAACATATACACCATTCTTAATCTTAGTTGTTGATAATCTAACAGGATATATCCTACTGGGAATACTTTGGGCTATAACTATTGTTGGGATTGTTTTTAAAGCGATATGGATAGATAAATTTAAATATGTTCATTTATCAATTTATCTATTAATGGGTTGGAGTATTATTTTTGTATATAACGATGTTATTGATGGTATTGGTGATTGTTTCTTATATCTTTTATTAGGAGGAATCAGTTATACATTAGGTGTTGCTTTTTATGTATCTAGATTTAAATATGCACACTTTGTATGGCATCTCTTTGTTTTAGGCGGAAGTGTTTTTCACTTCGTTTGTGTATTAATGATTTTAAGTTGAAGGAGGCTTATTATGAATTATAGAATAGTAGTTGATAGTACGGTTTATTTGTCTGAAGAGGAATTCAAAAGTTATGGGATAAAACGAGCAAGTTTAAACATTATTGATAAAGATGAATCATTTAAAGAGTTAAGTGTGGATAAGAAATTTGTTTTCGAAAGATTAGATAATGGACATCACTTAACTACAAGCCAACCTTCACCAGGAGAATTCTTTGATATTTATGAGGAATTGTTAAGTGAAGGTGTTGAAAAGATTTTTGTTGTTACTTTAGCAGAACCATTAAGTGGTACTTATCAAAGTGCTACTTTAGCAAGAACAATGTTAGATAATCCAAATAAAGTTCATATTTTCAAATCACAAATGGCAGCTTTTGGTAACGAAATGTTGGTTCTTGAAATTCAAAGACTGATTAATGAAGGTAAAGAAGAAAAAGAGATTATTGAATTTATTACTAAATTGAATAGTAAATCTAATTTGATATTTACACTTGAAAATCTTCATTACATAGCACGTAGTGGAAGATTATCAAGAGCAAAAGCTTTAATTGGTACTGTTTTAAGGGTAAAACCTTTAATTCGTATGATTGATGGGAAACTAGATTTGTTTAAATCTGAAAGAACTCACAAGAAAGTGATTACGAATATTATTAATAATATGAAGGAAACTACCAAAGGGGCTAAGACTATTTATGTTAGAATTCTTAGTCACAATTCTATTGAACAAGCAAAAGCTTTAGAAGCAAAAATCAATGAAACATTTAATAATATAAAATTATCTTTCAACGAGTACCTAGGACCTATCTTTAGTCTGCATCTTGGATCTGTAGGATATGGTATTTCTTGGTGTGTTGAATAAAAGGAGCAATGATGGGAAAAATCGGAATTGTAATTGATAGTACTGTTTATCTATCACAAGAACTGATAGATGATAACAACATTGGTGTTGCATCTTTAAATGTTATTAATGGTGTGGATTCTTATAAGGAACTAGATATTGATAATAAGTTTGTTTGGGACATGCAAGATAAGGGAGCACACTGGAAAACAAGCCAACCCTCACCAGGTGAATTCTTAGAAATATTTGAAAGAATGATTAGTGAAGGTTACGATAAAATTTTCTGTGTTTTATTATCAAAAAATATTTCAGGTACTTATCAAAGTGCATTGCTAGCAAAAAAAATGTTAGGTGATTCAACAAAAGTGCATTTGTTTGACACTATGCTTTGCGCCTATGGAACTGCGATGATTACGCTTGAGTTAATAGAAATGGTAAATGAGAATAAAACTGAAGAAGTAATTGTTGAAAGAATAACAAGAATTATAGGAACCTCAGTGCAAATGTTCTCAGTGCAAAATCTATTCTCTTTAGTAAAAGGAGGACGTTTAAGTGTAGCAAGAGCTACAATTGGAACAGTTCTTCGAATTAAACCAATTATCAAAGTAATTGATGGTAAACTTCAACTTGTCAAGAGTGAAAGAACCCACAAAAAAATCTTCAGGTATTTCATGGAACATATTAATAAGTCATTAATTGATCATAAAAAAATTACATTTTACGTTTTAAGCCAACACTCACTTGAAACTGCAAAACAAGTAAGAGAACTGTTTGAAGAAGAATATCCTGGGTGTAAAATTATTTTTTCTGAATATCTCGGACCAGTATTTAGTATTCATGTTGGAAAAAAAGGATATGGAATTAGCTATTTTGTAGAATAAAAAGACACTTTAAAAGTGTCTTTTTTTTAAATTACTCTATCACGTTATGTATTGTAATGGGTAAAAATTTCCTATATAATCAAGAATAGAAATATAGGTGATTATATGAGAAAAATAGCAATCGTTACAGATAGCACTGCTGTAATGGGAAATAAGTTTATTGAAAACGAAAAAGATTTATACACTGTTCCTTTACAGATTCTATTTGGGGAAGAAGAAGTATACCGTGATGGTATCGATTTAACTAGTGAGGAATTCTTTACTAAGATATCAAATATACGAATTCTACCTACTACTAGCCAACCAAGTGTTGGTGCTGTTTTAGAATTGTTTAATGAGTTGGTAAAAGAATATGATGAAATATTATATATCACAATTAGCTCTAATATTAGTGGTACTTATAATACAGGGCTACTTGCGGCTAACCAATTAAAAGATAAGAAAATTGAAGTTTTTGATAGTTTACATACAGCAGTAATACAAAAAATGTATGTGGAAGAAGCTTTAAAAATGGCTAAAGAAGGAACGCATGTAGATAGCATTATTAAGAAACTTAAAAAAATGAGAAAGAACAGTGAAATCTACTTAGTTGTTGATAATCTACGCCATTTAGGACGTACTGGGCGTGTAAATAATATGGGAGCTATTGTTGGGGCATTACTAAAAATCAAACCAATTTTAACTTTTGAAGAAGGATATATAAACTTAAGAAAAAAAGTTAGAACTTTGAATAGAGCATATTTAGAAGTAGTTTCTATTCTAGGTGATAGAGAGTTAAACGATTCCTCTCGAATCATGATTGCCCATGCAAATGGGATTGAGAATGCAATAAGAGTAAAAGAGGCTATCGAAGTAATTCATCCAGATAAAATAATTGAAATTGATGAGTTATCTCCAGTAATTGGTGTTCATACAGGACCTAATACAGTTGGAGTTGCATGGATAAAATAGGTGGAAACTTAGTTTCTCACCTTTTTTTTGACAAAAAATTTTATTATGTTATTATATATGAGTGAACTTTCATATAAGTTCGTGGGAGGTATTTTTTATGAAAATAGCATACATAGTTGATGGATCTATAGACTTATCTCCATCAACCATTGCTTTAGAAAACGTTTATTCTATACCGTTTAAAGGTTATGATCAAACAGGAGAATTAGGAAATATTGAAAATATAAGATTACTTGAAAAAATTCAGAAGCAAGAAATTAAGCAGTATATAGAGCCTACACCTGGTATCTATAGGGATTTGTATAAGAGTTTAAAAAGAGATGGGTACGATTATATTGTATGCATTCCTCAAAAAAGAAACATTAGTTCCTCTTATATGAATGCCGAATACGCTAGTAGATTTTGTAGTGAGTATGTATTGGTAATTGATGCTTCAGACTATGAATTGGATAGTAAGGAAATATTTGATAACCTATTAAATGATAAAGAAATCAAAGATTATTTATTCACAATTGATTTTAGTTTTGATCAATTGTTTGAAGGAATTAGAAAAGTATTAGGTAACTTGAAACTATTGAAAATATAAAAAAAAGTAGACTAATTTCTACCTTTTTTTTATTTATTTTAGTAATTTAAGACCATATATTACTTTACCAATAAATGGAGTTTTTGTTTGAATGGCACTATAGGGACACATTTCTTGGCAACAATAACATCTAATACATTTTGAGTAATCATAAACAGGTGGTACCGATTTATCATCATTATTGAAAGTTAATGCTTTATCATCTAATGGGCAAACATCGACACATATACCACACTTTTTGCAATCTATTTCCTTAATATAAGGCTTTCTAAGTACATGCTTATTTAGTAACCCGAATGGAGTTTTTTCAGTGTGTTTTACTTTATCTCGAGGAATATCAAATTCTTTGTTGATAAAGGAATTTATTTCTTCGCCAATTATTTCGATATCTTCATAACTACCAAGACCATATTCTTGTCCATATGTCATGGTAGGTAACCTTGTTGGATCTAAATCAATCATTTTACAGAAAACCGCATCCAAAGCAACTGGATCTTTTGATATTATAATAGTATTCATTGGGGTAGGTGTTCCGTTTCTAGGTCCATTTCCTTCCATTGCGATTATACCATCTAAGATATGTAAATCGATTTTAAGATATAAATCTAAATCGATAAGCATTTCTGCAAAGTTATATGCATTTTGGAATCTAGCATGCATTTTAGCTTTGTTGAAACCTACTACAGTCCCAAATGGATTTTTTACAGCTCCAGTTATTCGCTGAAGAGCATGTGATTTCATTTTGGGAAGATTAATAATTGCATCTGCTTCAAATACAGCATTTGCAATTTCGAGAGAGTTTGTAGCATGTCCTTCTAATTCAACAGTTTTTCCAGATGCAAAATCTCCGATTGGTGTATTGTATTTGTCAGCTACTTCTTTGATTCCGCATTTGGCAGCTACTTTTGTTGGATTACCGATTCCAGGTGAATCACCATAGAATACGTCATAGTCATTTTCTTTCATGAGTTTTAATACAGCCTCAAAAACGACAGGGTGGGTTGTAGCAGCATTTTTCTTATCTGTACCTACCACAAGATTGGGTTTAAGTAGCACTTTCTTACTTTTAGGAATAATGCTTTCTATTCCTCCTAATTCATTAATTGCCCATTTTATTTTTGGATATATTTTATCTAAATCATATTCTTTGCATCTTAATATTACTACTTTGCTCATATTATCACCCTTTAGATTTCATTATATCAAAAGTTCTTTATTATCAAAATATTATTTTTTTGTGTTAAAATCAATATAGGTGATTATATGAAAAAACTAATTGAGTATATTAATAATAATAAGAACAAAGTTATTGCCTTAGATGGTCCTAGTGGGTCTGGGAAAAGTACAACAGCAAAATATCTAGAAGAACATTTCGATGTTCTTGTATTTCACACAGATGATTATTTTCTTCCTATGGAGAGAAAAACTAGGAATAGGTTAAATCAACCAGGAGGAAATCTTGATTATGAAAGAATGGAAGAGGAAGTTTTTAAACATCTTAAAGATGAGGTGATAATATCAAATTTCTTTAACTGTATGAGTAATGAGTTAGAAAAGAGACAACCTGCAAAAAAGAAATCTATCATTATAGTAGAAGGAGTATATTCTCTGCATCCAAGATTTCAAAAATATTATGATTTTAAAGTATATTTTGATATAGATAGAGAACATCAGTACAATCGTATCCAAGAGCGTAGTGGAGACTTTATGTTAGAGAGATTTAAAAAGGAATGGATACCTTTAGAGGATAAGTATTTTGATGAACTTAATATAAAAAAGAATGTAGACCTTTACATAAAAAATCACTAAATATTCATACTTTTTTATATTTCATTATGTTATAATAATTAGGCAACTTGGAGAGGTGACGGTATGTTATTATTTGACTTTATAAATCCATATATAACATATTTGTTTGTTGTATTGGCATTTGTCTTTAGTATAGGGGCTATTTTTTATAGAAAAGAGTTCATTACAAAACATAAAAAGACAATTATGAATATTGCAATGGTATTGCTTATCTGGACACAAGTTGCTAGGTATGCTGGTATCTTTTTTGAGCAAGATACAACATGGAGTTTATGGTTTTTTAACTTCAAGATAACATCTTTTAGTTACGCGTCACACTTACCGTTTTACATGTGTAGATTAAGTGTTTTAGTACTTCTATACTACTTAGTTACTAAAGATAAAAGGGTAGAGTCATTTTTATTCTACTGGGGTGCAACTGGTTTAGCTGGCGTAATTTATCCAAATGGAGAAATAATTAACATATTTAATTTAACAGAAACTTTCTTTATTGATCATTTTCTGTTAGCAATTGCTCCGTTTTTCATAATTGTTTATCAAGGGTATCGTCCAAGTAAAAAAGATGCTTTTATTATTGCTGGTTTGATGTTTGCTATATTAACATTGTTTATTCCAATCAACAATGTTATGACTAATGTACTTACTAGTTCTAATGGAGAAGAAGTATTAGTAGATTACTTTTATGTTAAAGATCAGAGTATTGTAAAAGTGGTACTTGGTAATATACCGAGTATACTATTTGTATTTATGCACTCATTAGCAGCACTTGGTTTCTTTAGTGTTTATTATAAATTATTTAAGAACAAAGAATATAACGTTTAGGATTTGGTGAGTATTATGAGAATTGGTTTATTTACTGATGCATATTTCCCAATAATTAGTGGTGTTACTATTTCAGTAAGAACACTAAGGGATGAATTAGAGAAGTTAGGGCATGAAGTTTTTATTATATCTAACAATCACGATAATGCAGAAGAAGAGAGAAATGTCGTTAGAACTGGTGGACGCAAACTACCTATGAAAGAAATGGGAGAGTTTCGTGTTGGTCGTGTAACGAAAAATAAAGTTAAAGATATTGGTACATTGAATTTAGATATTGTTCATTGTCATACTGAATTTACTATGGGTAGATTAGGACGTAAAGTAGCTAGAAGATATAATTTGCCTGTTGTTCATACTTATCATACAATGTATGTAGAATACATTCATTTTATTTCAAAACTTTTTAGAAGACCTTTACGTTTTATATCAAAAATATATAGTCGTAGATTTGCTGATAGTGCTGACGTTGTAATATTCCCTACTATCAAAGTAAAAAGAACATTTGATGATTATGGATATAAAAAGAAATCTTACATTATTCCTTCAGGAATTTATTTAGAGAGATTTGATAAGAATAGTTTTCCACAAAATGAGATTATTCAACTTAAAGAAAAACTTGGGATAAGACATGATGAATATGTTATGTTGTTTTTAGGAAGAATATCACGAGAAAAGTCTATTGAAGAGTTAATTATAGAATTTGCTAAAGTCAAAAATCCAAAAGCTAAACTAGTAATAGTAGGCGGAGGACCAGATTTAGAGTTTTTCAGAAGTGTTTCAATTAAGTTAGGTATTGAAGATAAAGTAATATTTACTGGAATGATTGATCCCTTAGAAATAGGTATTTACTACCAATTAGCTGATTTGTTTGTAAATTTCAGTATGTCTGAAACACAAGGATTAACATATTATGAAGCATTAGCAAGTTGTGTTCCACTTTTAGTAAAATATGACTCTAACTTAGAAGGAATTATATTGAACGGAGAGAATGGGTATTCATTTACGGATGATAATGAGTTTAGTGTGTTAGCAGATAAAATTATTAAAGATAAAAAACTACAAGCATATTTTATTGAAAAATCGTGTGCTACAGTTCAAAAGTTTTCTGCTAAAAATTACGCAATAAGCGTTGAAGAAATATATAAAAAAGTTTTTAAAGGTTAAATGAATCAAAAATGTAAATAATTATTGGTGATTGTGGTAAAGAAAAATGTGAAATTACTTGACAATCACTATTGATTTGAATAGAATGTATATAGTCTCTTTTTTGAAAAGAGTAGGTTATGGCGATTGTGGTGAAGTGGTTAACACACCGGCTTGTGGCGCCGGCACTCGTGGGTTCGATCCCCATCAGTCGCCCCATTTTGGGCTATGGCCAAGTGGTTAAGGCACCGGACTTTGACTCCGGGATCGATGGTTCGAATCCATCTAGCCCAGCCATATGTGCGGGTGTGGCGGAACTGGCAGACGCGCTAGATTTAGGCTCTAGTTCTTAGGAGTGCAGGTTCAATTCCTGTCACCCGCACCATTTGAAATCAAGGACAACTTAGGTTGTCTTTTTTTTGATTCGAGCCTTTTGGTTGGCACTCATGCTTTATGTTATTGTGAAAACGCTTTTTTTTGATATAATGTTAATAGGAGAGGTGATTAAATGGAAACGATGCTTAAAAATACAGAGAAGCAGTTTATTGATAATTTAACTGGATTAAGAGATTTAAAAGGGTTATTCCATGATTTTGGTAAAAGAGATTTAGATGGCCTCCACTTTATTTATGTAGATATTGATGATTTTAATAAAATGAATATAATATTTGGGGTAGATACAGTTGATGATATGCTGAAAGGTGTGGCTGATACTTTACGTAATTATTGTGGTAAATCTGATGTTTACCGTGTTGGAAATGATCAGTTCTTATTAGTAACTGACAGAAGTGTATTTTGTGAACACTCTGAATTACAACGTATCCTGAAACAACCTTTTAAACATCATCACATTCAGTATGTAATCAATGCGAGTGTTTGTGTCGCAGATTATGATGATTTCAAAGGAGATAATTTAAAGCAAATTGTAAATCTACTTAGAATTACTGTTGATTTATCTAAAAACCTTGGTAGAAATACACTTATTTATGCTCACCAAAAACATAAGAAAAGATATGAAGTTATTCAGGAGATAGAAAACAATATTTATTATGCTATGCGCAAGAAGCAATTCTATCCAAAGTATCGTCCTTTTGTTGATACTTTTACTAATGAAATAATTGGTTTTGAAGCAGTTTCAAGATGGGATTTAAATGGAAGAACTCTGAAACCTTATGAGTTTCTAGAAATAGCTCAGTGGACTGGAATTATATATGAATTAGAGATGTGGGTATTTGAACAAGCGATGGAGTTTTATCGTCAGTTATCTGATGATAAAACAATCAAATTATCTAAGAGATTTAAAGCAGGGGTTAACCTTTCTGAATACACTTTAATTACTGTAGAAATTGATACAATAATTCAAATCTTAACAAAGTTTGATATATCAGCAAAAGACGTGATTATCGAAATAAAAGAATCGTATATTAGAGATAAACATGTTTACCAAAAAGTACATAACTTATATGAGTTAGGATTTGTTATTATCCTTGATGATTATTCGAATGCATCATCGTCATTAACATATCTTGCTGATCTCAAAGTAGACGTTCTTAAGTTATCCGAAAAGTTATTATTAGAAGTTAATAACAGCGAAGAGTACACTAATATGAAGAGTGTCTATGAATTTTTTGTAGACATAAGTAAGAAGTTTCAATTATCTGTCGTTTCAACAGGCATTAGAAATAAAAAAGACTTAAAACTAGTTAAGGAACTAGGTGTTAACATGGCAACAGGTGATTATTTCTCAAGAGCAATCGTCAAAGAAGAATTCTTAGAATACATGCAGAACAATAAGAAAAGGAAATTACGATTGTGATTTCACTGCTACTTTCTTCTTCGGTTGAAGGAGATTTAACATTCTTTGAGAGTATAATTGCTTGGGTAGAAAATGCAACGATTCACTTATATGAAAATCCATTATTTGGTGTCGCTGCATTAATCATATTTGGTTTAGTTGGAGGGAAATTAATAAGTTTAATTAAGTTCCCACGTGTTACAGGATATATACTTATTGGGATCATCGTTGGACCAAGTGTTCTTCGAGTGTTATCTCATGAGATGGTAGAATCTTTTACCATTATTAGACAAGTCGCAATTGGTTTTATTGGTTATACAATTGGTCTTGAGTTAAGGTTTAGTAAACTTAAAAAAACAGGTAAACAGGTGACGATTATAACTGTTGTACAAGCATTTACAACGGCTATATTGGTTACATTAGCAATCTATGCTTATAGAACAGCTACAGGTGGAGATTATATTTGGACTTATGCATTAATTTTAGGTGCAATTGCAACTGCAACTGCTCCTGGACCTATCGTAGCAGTAGTAAAAAGTTATCGTACTAAAGGTCCTGTTACAGATGTGTTATTACCTTTAGTAGCATTAGATGATGCTATTGGTATTATGTTGTTTGCAGTAATGCTAAGTTTAGGTACATCATTTATTAGTGGACCTGTAAGTATTGGACATATGTTGTTAGATCCTTTCTTAGAGATTTCAATGTCTTTAGGTTTTGGAGCCTTAATTGGATTCATAGTTACTAAAATCGCCAAAGCTTATAACCGTGAAAGTGATAGTTTCCTAATGATGGTTATTATAGGATTTGTATTTCTTGGTATAGCTATTGGACAAGCAGTACACGCTTCTGCAATATTATTACCAATGACAATTGGAGTTTTCCTAACAAATTCAATTGATGAAAGATATGAACATAGATTAACACAAACTACCGATCTGTTTAGTGCCCCGATATTACTAGCATTTTTCACTATAGCAGGGGCAGAACTACAGTTATCATTATTAGCTAAAATTGGACTTATGGGTGGTATTTATCTATTTGTACGTGTTATCGGTAAAGTTACTGGTTCATATGTGAGTGCTAAGGCTTTAAAAGCACCGCCAACTGTAGTTAAGTATTTAGGATTTACGTTAATCCCTCAAGCAGGTGTAGCTATCGATATGGCTTTAACTACTCAGTTAAGATTTGAAGAAGCTGATTTATTAGCACACGCTGAAGTAGGTGCAGCGATAATGACGATTGTTTTGGCCGCAACAGTTATCTACGAAGTATTTGGATTGGTTGTTGTTAAAAGCGCTCTAGGTAAGGCTGGAGAAATTGATGCAGCCGTTGGAGATTGGGAATAAATGTAATTTATAAACAAAAGACTTCTAAATAAGGAGTCTTTTTTTTATAAATTATCTTGCATTTAGTATTTCATAGGAGTACAATTCTACTTGCGTGAATATGTATATATATAAATATGAAAGAAGTGACCTAAGTTGTTATTAAATTTATTGAGTAGTGGAGCTTCATCAGGATTAACTTATGAAGCATTATTAGTTTTAGCACTAGTTTTACTACTAGGACTTTATACAGGTAGATGGTTTGAAAAAATCAAACTACCACACATTACTGGTTATATTATTATGGG
Coding sequences within it:
- a CDS encoding Integral membrane protein gives rise to the protein MLLFDFINPYITYLFVVLAFVFSIGAIFYRKEFITKHKKTIMNIAMVLLIWTQVARYAGIFFEQDTTWSLWFFNFKITSFSYASHLPFYMCRLSVLVLLYYLVTKDKRVESFLFYWGATGLAGVIYPNGEIINIFNLTETFFIDHFLLAIAPFFIIVYQGYRPSKKDAFIIAGLMFAILTLFIPINNVMTNVLTSSNGEEVLVDYFYVKDQSIVKVVLGNIPSILFVFMHSLAALGFFSVYYKLFKNKEYNV
- the mgs gene encoding Alpha-monoglucosyldiacylglycerol synthase; this encodes MRIGLFTDAYFPIISGVTISVRTLRDELEKLGHEVFIISNNHDNAEEERNVVRTGGRKLPMKEMGEFRVGRVTKNKVKDIGTLNLDIVHCHTEFTMGRLGRKVARRYNLPVVHTYHTMYVEYIHFISKLFRRPLRFISKIYSRRFADSADVVIFPTIKVKRTFDDYGYKKKSYIIPSGIYLERFDKNSFPQNEIIQLKEKLGIRHDEYVMLFLGRISREKSIEELIIEFAKVKNPKAKLVIVGGGPDLEFFRSVSIKLGIEDKVIFTGMIDPLEIGIYYQLADLFVNFSMSETQGLTYYEALASCVPLLVKYDSNLEGIILNGENGYSFTDDNEFSVLADKIIKDKKLQAYFIEKSCATVQKFSAKNYAISVEEIYKKVFKG
- the cph2_1 gene encoding Phytochrome-like protein cph2; the encoded protein is METMLKNTEKQFIDNLTGLRDLKGLFHDFGKRDLDGLHFIYVDIDDFNKMNIIFGVDTVDDMLKGVADTLRNYCGKSDVYRVGNDQFLLVTDRSVFCEHSELQRILKQPFKHHHIQYVINASVCVADYDDFKGDNLKQIVNLLRITVDLSKNLGRNTLIYAHQKHKKRYEVIQEIENNIYYAMRKKQFYPKYRPFVDTFTNEIIGFEAVSRWDLNGRTLKPYEFLEIAQWTGIIYELEMWVFEQAMEFYRQLSDDKTIKLSKRFKAGVNLSEYTLITVEIDTIIQILTKFDISAKDVIIEIKESYIRDKHVYQKVHNLYELGFVIILDDYSNASSSLTYLADLKVDVLKLSEKLLLEVNNSEEYTNMKSVYEFFVDISKKFQLSVVSTGIRNKKDLKLVKELGVNMATGDYFSRAIVKEEFLEYMQNNKKRKLRL
- the udk_1 gene encoding Uridine kinase encodes the protein MKKLIEYINNNKNKVIALDGPSGSGKSTTAKYLEEHFDVLVFHTDDYFLPMERKTRNRLNQPGGNLDYERMEEEVFKHLKDEVIISNFFNCMSNELEKRQPAKKKSIIIVEGVYSLHPRFQKYYDFKVYFDIDREHQYNRIQERSGDFMLERFKKEWIPLEDKYFDELNIKKNVDLYIKNH
- a CDS encoding formate hydrogenlyase complex iron-sulfur subunit encodes the protein MSKVVILRCKEYDLDKIYPKIKWAINELGGIESIIPKSKKVLLKPNLVVGTDKKNAATTHPVVFEAVLKLMKENDYDVFYGDSPGIGNPTKVAAKCGIKEVADKYNTPIGDFASGKTVELEGHATNSLEIANAVFEADAIINLPKMKSHALQRITGAVKNPFGTVVGFNKAKMHARFQNAYNFAEMLIDLDLYLKIDLHILDGIIAMEGNGPRNGTPTPMNTIIISKDPVALDAVFCKMIDLDPTRLPTMTYGQEYGLGSYEDIEIIGEEINSFINKEFDIPRDKVKHTEKTPFGLLNKHVLRKPYIKEIDCKKCGICVDVCPLDDKALTFNNDDKSVPPVYDYSKCIRCYCCQEMCPYSAIQTKTPFIGKVIYGLKLLK
- a CDS encoding DegV domain-containing protein, encoding MRKIAIVTDSTAVMGNKFIENEKDLYTVPLQILFGEEEVYRDGIDLTSEEFFTKISNIRILPTTSQPSVGAVLELFNELVKEYDEILYITISSNISGTYNTGLLAANQLKDKKIEVFDSLHTAVIQKMYVEEALKMAKEGTHVDSIIKKLKKMRKNSEIYLVVDNLRHLGRTGRVNNMGAIVGALLKIKPILTFEEGYINLRKKVRTLNRAYLEVVSILGDRELNDSSRIMIAHANGIENAIRVKEAIEVIHPDKIIEIDELSPVIGVHTGPNTVGVAWIK